The following coding sequences lie in one Panicum virgatum strain AP13 chromosome 6N, P.virgatum_v5, whole genome shotgun sequence genomic window:
- the LOC120678800 gene encoding uncharacterized protein LOC120678800, with amino-acid sequence MEGRPARRRAASSPSPGRNKVWVEPPGKSRHHQTPARSPPPPPPQTPAAKRVAVVYYLCRNRHLEHPHFIEVPLASPEEGLHLRDVINRLNVLRGKGMASMYSWSCKRSYKNGFVWHDLSEDDLVLPAQGNEYILKGSELLDRSPPPDRQQNGVSNPKVEGLKHPKEESPQSRGSQEGCSSSSSPSAADVKEISPPPATPRLQQQAQSALLPSSSTSTNHEDEQCQTTHSGSSGNQSPEPAGRNAPLSEASSPGTSEYRVCKPNGAQDAATQTDDSERDVPEKDTRLAGLSMEAGTSDAEIQECHERTSLVSPKGPEIVRESPAVCSSDASPGGRVETLESLIRAEASRRSSFRTLEEEHMFGPMGVKLKPANLLMQLITCGSISVKEHRGFGIIPTYRPRFTQVEFPSPVFSTPVALRHLDKIPCNSRTIGMRAPESECFSGTLVETKKQDESGRGIDTLKRSSSYDEDRVYRGAHSKSDTESSVESGSFRCLPQTIRIISCKQSRNGTILSPASDMRNSSSRQEYSARSSPLDSSKSASNRMTDPSLGKLSSARIESFHEEKDVIKIEERLPSGARVIIQSAPLWEESDDSNESL; translated from the exons ATGGAGGGgaggccggcgcgccgccgcgccgcctccagccCCAGCCCCGGCCGCAACAAGGTCTGGGTCGAGCCGCCGGGCAAGAGCCGCCACCACCAGACCCCGGCGCggtcgccgcccccgcccccgccccagaCCCCGGCGGCCAAGAGGGTGGCTGTGGTGTACTACCTCTGCCGCAACCGCCATCTGGAGCACCCGCACTTCATCGAGGTGCCGCTCGCCTCCCCGGAGGAAGGCCTCCACCTGCGAG ATGTGATTAACCGCCTCAACGTGCTGCGAGGGAAGGGCATGGCCTCCATGTACTCCTGGTCCTGCAAGAG GAGCTACAAGAACGGCTTCGTGTGGCACGACCTGTCCGAGGACGATCTGGTGCTCCCCGCGCAGGGCAACGAGTACATCCTCAAGGGCTCCGAGCTCCTtgaccgctcgccgccgccag ATCGGCAGCAGAACGGCGTCAGCAACCCAAAGGTCGAGGGCCTCAAGCACCCCAAGGAAGAGTCCCCTCAGTCACGTGGTTCGCAAGAAGGAtgttcctcctcctcatccccgTCTGCCGCCGATGTCAAGGAGATCTCACCTCCGCCTGCTACTCCACGGCTACAGCAACAGGCACAATCAGCATTGCTGccgtcctcgtccacctccaCCAACCATGAGGATGAGCAATGCCAGACTACACATTCAGGCTCATCTGGCAACCAGTCCCCTGAACCTGCAGGGAGAAATGCTCCACTATCAGAGGCAAGCTCCCCAGGAACTTCCGAGTACAGAGTCTGCAAACCCAACGGAGCTCAGGATGCCGCCACACAAACAGATGATAGTGAGAGAGATGTTCCTGAGAAGGATACCCGCCTGGCAGGACTGTCCATGGAGGCTGGTACATCAGATGCTGAGATTCAAGAATGCCACGAAAGGACCTCTCTGGTGTCGCCAAAGGGACCTGAAATCGTTCGAGAATCACCAGCAGTGTGTTCGTCTGATGCTTCGCCTGGTGGCAGAGTTGAGACCTTGGAATCCCTGATAAGAGCGGAAGCCAGTAGGAGAAGTAGCTTTAGAACACTGGAGGAGGAACAtatgtttggtccaatgggtgTGAAACTCAAGCCAGCCAATTTGCTAATGCAGCTTATCACTTGTGGGTCTATATCTGTGAAAGAACACCGGGGCTTTGGGATCATCCCAACATACAGGCCTAGGTTTACACAAGTTGAGTTCCCTTCTCCAGTGTTCTCCACTCCTGTGGCATTGCGACACCTTGACAAGATCCCATGTAATTCAAGAACAATTGGGATGAGAGCTCCAGAGTCTGAATGTTTCAGCGGGACCTTGGTTGAGACCAAGAAGCAGGATGAGTCTGGGAGAGGAATCGACACACTCAAACGCTCTTCATCTTATGACGAGGATAG GGTTTATAGAGGAGCACATTCCAAAAGTGACACAGAAAGCTCTGTGGAGTCAGGTAGTTTCAGGTGTCTCCCACAAACTATCAGGATTATATCTTGTAAGCAATCGAGAAATGGAACAATACTCTCCCCAGCCTCTGACATGAGGAACAGCTCTAGTCGACAAGAATATAGTGCTAGATCCTCGCCactggattcatcaaagagtGCAAGCAATAGGATGACTGATCCATCACTGGGTAAACTATCTTCTGCGAGAATAGAGTCATTCCACGAGGAAAAGGATGTGATCAAGATTGAAGAAAG GCTTCCTTCTGGAGCTCGGGTCATAATCCAGTCTGCACCTTTGTGGGAAGAAAGCGATGACAGCAATGAATCACTGTAA
- the LOC120679092 gene encoding superoxide dismutase [Cu-Zn], chloroplastic: MAAQTFLFAPPAALFAAPSSSARPFHSLRLVAGPGGAAAARALVLADATKKAVAVLKGTSEVEGVVTLTQEDDGPTTVNVRVTGLTPGLHGFHLHEFGDTTNGCISTGPHFNPNNLTHGAPEDEVRHAGDLGNIVANAEGVAEATIVDNQIPLSGTNSVVGRAFVVHELEDDLGKGGHELSLSTGNAGGRLACGVVGLTPL; this comes from the exons atggccgcgcagACCTTCCtcttcgcgccgcccgccgccctctTCGCCGCCCCCTCTTCCTCCGCACGCCCTTTCCACTCGCTCCGCCTCGTCGCTGGGCCcgggggtgccgccgccgccagggcgcTCGTCCTCGCCGACGCCACCAAGAAGGCCGTCGCCGTCCTCAAGGGCACATCCGAGGTCGAGGGCGTCGTCACGCTCACGCAGGAGGACGACG GACCAACCACTGTCAACGTCCGTGTCACTGGACTTACTCCTGGACTTCATGGCTTCCACCTT CACGAGTTTGGCGATACCACCAATGGATGCATATCCACAG GACCACATTTCAACCCAAACAATTTGACACACGGTGCGCCAGAAGATGAAGTCCGCCATGCGGGTGACCTGGGAAACATTGTTGCCAATGCTGAGG GAGTCGCTGAGGCAACCATTGTTGATAATCAG ATTCCTTTGAGCGGCACAAATTCAGTTGTTGGGAGAGCATTTGTGGTTCACGAGCTTGAAGATGATTTGGGGAAAG GCGGCCATGAGCTTAGCCTCAGTACTGGAAATGCTGGTGGAAGACTGGCATGCG GTGTTGTTGGCCTGACTCCATTGTAG
- the LOC120678320 gene encoding expansin-A32-like produces MASSRSVIIIHQIILSGCSWMAPPPAGAGLVVVSLLLAAVASSAGAAKLKALTPGGRVVHHNHGKFTCGPWKAAHATFYGGRDGSGTTAGACGYKDTRAEGYGVQTVAVSPVLFGDGAACGGCYEVRCVDSPDGCKAGAVVVTATNLCPPNYQQSSDSGGWCNPPREHFDLSMPAFLQIAQEKAGIVPVSYRRVACAKQGGIRYTVTGNRYFNMVTVTNVGGAGDLAAVSVKGSKRVGWTELKRNWGQVWQTGEDLTGESLTFRVMTSDHRKATSWHVLPTGWQFGVTYQADKNF; encoded by the exons ATGGCCAGCAGCAGATCA GTAATAATAATCCATCAAATTATATTATCCGGTTGTTCGTGGatggcgccaccgccggcgggaGCGGGACTGGTCGTCGTGTCGCTGCTGCTGGCCGCCGTCGCGTCGTCGGCCGGCGCCGCCAAGCTTAAGGCCCTGACGCCGGGCGGGCGCGTGGTGCACCACAACCATGGCAAGTTCACGTGCGGCCCCTGGAAGGCGGCGCACGCGACCTTCTACGGCGGGCGCGACGGGTCCGGCACGACGGCGGGCGCGTGCGGGTACAAGGACACCCGGGCGGAGGGGTACGGCGTGCAGACGGTGGCCGTGAGCCCGGTGCTgttcggcgacggcgcggcgtgcggcggctgcTACGAGGTGCGGTGCGTGGACAGCCCCGACGGGTGCAAGGCCGGCGCGGTGGTGGTGACGGCGACGAACCTGTGCCCGCCCAACTACCAGCAGTCGAGCGACAGCGGCGGGTGGTGCAACCCGCCGCGGGAGCACTTTGACCTGAGCATGCCGGCGTTCCTGCAGATCGCGCAGGAGAAGGCCGGCATCGTGCCGGTGTCGTACCGGCGGGTGGCGTGCGCGAAGCAGGGCGGCATCCGGTACACCGTCACCGGGAACAGGTACTTCAACATGGTGACGGTGACCAacgtgggcggcgccggcgacctggCGGCGGTGTCGGTGAAGGGGAGCAAGCGCGTCGGGTGGACGGAGCTGAAGCGCAACTGGGGGCAGGTGTGGCAGACCGGGGAGGACCTCACCGGCGAGTCGCTGACGTTCCGGGTGATGACCAGCGACCACCGCAAGGCCACCTCCTGGCACGTCCTCCCCACGGGCTGGCAATTCGGCGTCACCTACCAGGCCGACAAGAACTTCTAG
- the LOC120679202 gene encoding malate dehydrogenase [NADP], chloroplastic encodes MGLSTAYSPAGSRLVTTPLGAGAAQLLRPRRTPLATVRCSVDAAKQVQDGAATVAPEKPASRKGFGVFSTIYDLKADSEHCKSKSWKKLVSIAVSGAAGMISNHLLFKLASGEVFGQDQPIALKLLGSERSFQALEGVAMELEDSLYPLLREVSIGMDPYEVFEDVDWALLIGAKPRGPGMERAALLDINGQIYADQGKALNAVASPNVKVIVVGNPCNTNALICMKNAPNIPAKNFHALTRLDENRAKCQLALKAGVFYDKVSNMTIWGNHSTTQVPDFLNAKIDGRPAKEVIKDTKWLEEEFTLTVQNRGGVLIQKWGRSSAASTAVSIVDAIRSLVTPTPEGDWFSSGVYTTGNPYGIAENIVFSMPCRSKGDGDYELATDVLMDDFLWQRIKKTEAELIAEKKCVAHLTGEGIAFCDLPEDTMLPGEM; translated from the exons ATGGGCCTCTCCACAGCTTACTCCCCGGCCGGATCGCGCCTCGTGACCACCccgctcggcgccggcgccgcgcagctcctccgcccgcgccggaCCCCGCTCGCCACCGTCCGATGCTCCGTCGACGCCGCCAA GCAGGTGCAGGACGGCGCGGCGACGGTCGCGCCGGAGAAGCCGGCGTCGCGCAAGGGCTTCGGGGTCTTCAGCACCATCTACGACCTCAAGGCG GATAGTGAACATTGCAAGAGCAAGTCATGGAAGAAGTTAGTGAGCATTGCTGTGTCAGGCGCGGCTGGGATGATATCAAATCATCTGCTTTTCAAA cttGCCTCTGGTGAGGTTTTTGGACAAGACCAACCAATAGCACTTAAGTTACTTGGCTCAGAAAGATCATTCCAAGCACTAGAAG GTGTAGCTATGGAACTGGAGGACTCACTATATCCATTGCTGAGGGAAGTCAGCATTGGTATGGATCCTTATGAGGTCTTTGAAGATGTAGATTGGGCTCTTCTTATTGGTGCTAAGCCCCGAGGCCCTGGAATGGAGCGAGCTGCATTACTAGACATCAATGGCCAAATCTATGCTGACCAG GGGAAAGCACTTAACGCCGTGGCATCGCCGAACGTGAAAGTCATAGTTGTTGGAAATCCCTGTAACACTAA TGCATTGATTTGCATGAAAAATGCTCCAAACATACCTGCAAAAAATTTCCATGCGCTCACGAGGTTGGATGAAAATAGAGCAAAGTGCCAG CTAGCACTAAAAGCAGGCGTGTTTTATGACAAAGTATCAAACATGACTATTTGGGGGAACCACTCAACAACTCAG GTTCCTGATTTCTTGAATGCCAAAATTGATGGGAGACCAGCGAAAGAAGTCATTAAGGATACAAAGTGGTTAGAAGAAGAATTCACATTGACAGTTCAAAAT CGCGGAGGTGTGCTCATCCAAAAATGGGGCAGATCTTCAGCTGCATCAACCGCTGTTTCAATAGTGGATGCTATTAGATCCCTTGTAACTCCTACCCCAGAAGGCGATTGGTTCTCTTCAGGG GTTTATACTACTGGAAATCCTTATGGCATAGCAGAGAACATCGTGTTCAGTATGCCATGCAGATCAAAG GGTGATGGTGACTATGAACTAGCTACTGATGTGTTAATGGACGATTTTCTCTGGCAACGTATTAAAAAG ACTGAAGCCGAGTTGATTGCTGAGAAGAAATGCGTAGCCCATCTTACAGGAGAG GGGATTGCATTTTGTGATCTTCCAGAAGATACCATGCTTCCAGGAGAGATGTAA
- the LOC120679201 gene encoding NAC domain-containing protein 53-like: protein MTHPSSSAPPPAAAEATSLAPGFRFHPTDEELVSYYLKRKVLGRPLKVDAIAEVDLYKLEPWDLPARSRLRSRDSQWYFFSRLDRKHANRARTNRATSGGYWKTTGKDREVRHGPRIVGMKKTLVFHAGRAPKGERTNWVMHEYRLEGEEASGIPQDSFVVCRIFQKAGPGPQNGAQYGAPFVEEEWEEDDEDVGLLPVEGDAVVDHEVPPAPKEIPGALEKGYLQMSDLIQGLGDQNGNGTIGLPVSDTSNNSNHSEDVDGNSGDILSDPNLASNFLQYVEPGEQNSLMLNGNMISNANAGYFLNNFSPSDGFLELKDFADAANLDCPVGNESTVCPSDGWAWKTPDSLETVNGANNDIPPLPDDQIFQPDELEQLLQSIQEDSHFGSSVIDPPHSSITNSVMPEDDSLMFYDAPFDSTMCDDGFRQVNGILNSPATNLSGIGMVDDGMPYYDAMDDNLFNDILGNIQQSAGSSHAFNGPVLTQEVNNTMYTYSPTQKVLEPNFVVGAPSSARLPEAGSQLNCVVLPDGQAKSSSIGKRILDSISAPPAFASEFPAHLRKSLAPISGARPNTFHVSAEVISIGSLAVASGPDKWSLQKNQGMELLITDFEPGTRIHCGCSTITTVLRGGFCLVFFSAIMLLVSYEVGMCIYGK, encoded by the exons ATgacccacccctcctcctccgccccgcctccggcggccgcggaggccaCCTCCCTCGCGCCGGGCTTCCGCTTCCACCCCACGGACGAGGAGCTCGTCTCCTACTACCTCAAGCGCAAGGTCCTCGGCCGCCCACTCAAGGTCGACGCCATCGCCGAGGTCGACCTCTACAAGCTCGAGCCCTGGGACCTCCCCGCCCGCTCCCGCCTCCGCTCCCGCGACTCCCAGTGGTACTTCTTCAGCCGCCTCGACCGCAAGCACGCCAACCGCGCCCGCACCAACCGCGCCACATCCGGGGGGTACTGGAAGACCACCGGCAAGGACAGGGAGGTGCGCCATGGGCCCAGGATCGTGGGGATGAAGAAGACGCTCGTCTTCCACGCCGGACGCGCGCCCAAGGGCGAGCGCACCAACTGGGTAATGCACGAGTACCGACTCGAGGGCGAAGAGGCCTCGGGGATCCCGCAG GACTCCTTTGTGGTGTGCCGGATCTTCCAGAAAGCTGGCCCAGGTCCACAGAACGGGGCACAGTATGGAGCACCCTTCGTCGAGGAGGAATGGGAGGAGGATGACGAAGATGTCGGTTTGCTTCCGGTCGAGGGTGATGCTGTTGTTGACCATGAGGTGCCCCCCGCTCCTAAGGAGATCCCTGGTGCTTTGGAGAAAGGCTACCTTCAAATGAGCGATCTCATTCAG ggTTTGGGTGATCAAAATGGGAATGGTACAATTGGTTTGCCAGTTTCTGATACCTCAAATAATAGCAACCATTCTGAAGATGTAGATGGAAATTCTGGGGACATTTTAAGTGACCCGAACCTTGCCTCTAATTTTCTTCAGTATGTTGAGCCTGGGGAGCAAAATAGCTTAATGCTTAATGGAAATATGATATCAAATGCCAATGCTGGATATTTTCTTAATAATTTCAGCCCCAGTGATGGATTCCTAGAGCTGAAGGATTTTGCAGATGCTGCAAATCTAGATTGCCCTGTAGGCAATGAATCCACCGTCTGTCCTTCGGATGGTTGGGCATGGAAAACACCCGATTCTTTGGAAACTGTAAATGGAGCTAACAATGATATTCCTCCACTCCCTGATGACCAGATTTTCCAGCCTGATGAGCTGGAACAGTTGTTGCAGTCAATACAAGAAGATTCCCATTTTGGCTCAAGTGTCATTGATCCTCCACATTCTTCTATAACAAATTCAGTTATGCCAGAGGATGATTCTTTGATGTTCTATGATGCACCCTTCGATTCCACCATGTGTGATGATGGGTTTAGGCAGGTGAATGGAATTCTTAATTCCCCTGCAACCAATCTATCAGGTATTGGCATGGTGGATGATGGTATGCCATATTATGATGCAATGGATGATAATTTATTCAATGATATTCTGGGCAACATACAGCAGTCAGCTGGTAGTTCCCATGCTTTTAATGGTCCAGTTCTCACCCAAGAG GTCAACAATACCATGTATACATATAGTCCAACTCAAAAGGTTTTAGAACCTAATTTTGTAGTTGGTGCTCCATCATCTGCTAGGTTACCTGAGGCTGGTAGTCAGTTAAATTGTGTTGTTTTACCAG ATGGGCAAGCTAAGAGTAGTTCCATCGGAAAGCGGATATTGGATTCCATCTCCGCTCCACCAGCTTTTGCATCGGAGTTCCCGGCACACCTCCGCAAATCCTTAGCTCCTATTTCTGGAGCACGCCCCAACACCTTCCATGTCTCTGCTGAAGTGATCAGTATAGGTAGTTTAGCTGTAGCTTCTGGGCCTGATAAGTGGTCCCTGCAAAAGAATCAAGGCATGGAGCTGCTCATCACAGATTTTGAGCCTGGTACCCGTATACACTGTGGCTGCAGCACGATTACCACGGTGCTGCGTGGTGGCTTCTGCCTTGTCTTCTTTTCGGCAATAATGCTCTTGGTGAGCTACGAGGTGGGCATGTGCATCTATGGCAAATAG